Proteins from one Panthera leo isolate Ple1 chromosome D1, P.leo_Ple1_pat1.1, whole genome shotgun sequence genomic window:
- the GPR137 gene encoding integral membrane protein GPR137 isoform X1, translated as MESNLSGLVPAAGLVPALPPAVTLGLTAAYTTLYALLFFSVYAQLWLVLLYGHKRLSYQTVFLALCLLWAALRTTLFSFYFRDTPRANRLGPLPFWLLYCCPVCLQFFTLTLMNLYFAQVVFKAKAKRRPEMSRGLLAVRGAFVGASLLFLLVNVLCAVLSRRRRAQPWALLLVRVLVSDSLFVICALSLAACLCLVARRAPSTSIYLEAKGTSMCQAAAMGGAMVLLYASRACYNLAALALAPRSRLDAFDYDWYNVSDQADLVNDLGNKGYLVFGLILFVWELLPTTLLVGFFRVHRPPQDLSTSRILNGQVFGSRSYFFDRAGHCEDEGCSWERGRSESTSMSGSLGSGSWYGAIGREPAWCGGSQTRTTPLLFSQVLGPGGHHHSLYSTPQT; from the exons ATGGAAAGTAACCTGTCTGGCCTGGTGCCTGCCGCGGGGCTGGTGCCTGCGCTGCCTCCCGCCGTGACCCTGGGGCTGACTGCGGCCTACACCACCCTGTACGCCCTACTCTTTTTTTCCGTCTATGCCCAACTCTGGCTGGTGCTTCTATATGGGCACAAGCGTCTCAGCTATCAGACGGTGTTCCTGGCACTCTGTTTGCTCTGGGCTGCCTTGCGCACCACCCTCTTCTCCTTCTACTTCCGAGATACCCCCCGAGCCAACCGCCTGGGACCCCTGCCCTTTTGGCTTCTTTACTGCTGCCCTGTCTGCCTACAGTTCTTCACGCTGACGCTTATGAACCTCTACTTTGCCCAG GTTGTGTTCAAGGCCAAGGCCAAGCGCCGGCCGGAGATGAGCCGAGGCTT GCTGGCCGTCCGGGGGGCCTTCGTGGGGGCCTCGCTGCTCTTTCTGCTGGTGAATGTGCTGTGTGCTGTGCTGTCCCGCCGGCGCCGGGCACAGCCCTGGGCCCTCCTGCTGGTGCGAGTCCTGGTGAGCGACTCCCTCTTTGTCATCTGCGCGCTGTCTCTTGCCGCCTGCCTCTGCCTCGTCGCCCGGCGGGCGCCCTCCACCAGCATCTACCTGGAGGCCAAG GGGACCAGCATGTGCCAGGCGGCTGCGATGGGTGGCGCCATGGTCCTGCTCTACGCCAGCCGGGCCTGCTACAACCTGGCAGCCCTGGCCTTGGCCCCCCGGAGCCGGCTGGATGCCTTCGATTATGACTGGTACAACGTCTCTGACCAG GCGGACCTGGTGAACGACCTGGGCAACAAAGGCTACCTGGTGTTTGGCCTCATCCTCTTTGTGTGGGAGTTGCTGCCCACCACCCTGCTGGTGGGCTTCTTTCGGGTGCACCGGCCCCCGCAGGACCTG AGCACCAGCCGCATCCTCAATGGGCAGGTCTTTGGCTCCCGTTCCTACTTCTTCGACCGGGCCGGGCACTGCGAGGATGAGGGCTGCTCCTGGGAGCGTGGCCGGAGCGAGAGCACCAG CATGTCAGGCAGCCTAGGCTCCGGCAGCTGGTATGGCGCCATCGGGCGGGAGCCAGCCTGGTGCGGGGGCAGCCAGACACGGACCactcctctgctcttctcccaggtGCTGGGACCGGGTGGCCACCACCACAGTCTCTACTCCACCCCGCAGACGTGA
- the GPR137 gene encoding integral membrane protein GPR137 isoform X2, with the protein MESNLSGLVPAAGLVPALPPAVTLGLTAAYTTLYALLFFSVYAQLWLVLLYGHKRLSYQTVFLALCLLWAALRTTLFSFYFRDTPRANRLGPLPFWLLYCCPVCLQFFTLTLMNLYFAQVVFKAKAKRRPEMSRGLLAVRGAFVGASLLFLLVNVLCAVLSRRRRAQPWALLLVRVLVSDSLFVICALSLAACLCLVARRAPSTSIYLEAKGTSMCQAAAMGGAMVLLYASRACYNLAALALAPRSRLDAFDYDWYNVSDQADLVNDLGNKGYLVFGLILFVWELLPTTLLVGFFRVHRPPQDLSTSRILNGQVFGSRSYFFDRAGHCEDEGCSWERGRSESTSMSGSLGSGSWYGAIGREPAWCGGSQTRTTPLLFSQDGGHGPGCQMPYSTLA; encoded by the exons ATGGAAAGTAACCTGTCTGGCCTGGTGCCTGCCGCGGGGCTGGTGCCTGCGCTGCCTCCCGCCGTGACCCTGGGGCTGACTGCGGCCTACACCACCCTGTACGCCCTACTCTTTTTTTCCGTCTATGCCCAACTCTGGCTGGTGCTTCTATATGGGCACAAGCGTCTCAGCTATCAGACGGTGTTCCTGGCACTCTGTTTGCTCTGGGCTGCCTTGCGCACCACCCTCTTCTCCTTCTACTTCCGAGATACCCCCCGAGCCAACCGCCTGGGACCCCTGCCCTTTTGGCTTCTTTACTGCTGCCCTGTCTGCCTACAGTTCTTCACGCTGACGCTTATGAACCTCTACTTTGCCCAG GTTGTGTTCAAGGCCAAGGCCAAGCGCCGGCCGGAGATGAGCCGAGGCTT GCTGGCCGTCCGGGGGGCCTTCGTGGGGGCCTCGCTGCTCTTTCTGCTGGTGAATGTGCTGTGTGCTGTGCTGTCCCGCCGGCGCCGGGCACAGCCCTGGGCCCTCCTGCTGGTGCGAGTCCTGGTGAGCGACTCCCTCTTTGTCATCTGCGCGCTGTCTCTTGCCGCCTGCCTCTGCCTCGTCGCCCGGCGGGCGCCCTCCACCAGCATCTACCTGGAGGCCAAG GGGACCAGCATGTGCCAGGCGGCTGCGATGGGTGGCGCCATGGTCCTGCTCTACGCCAGCCGGGCCTGCTACAACCTGGCAGCCCTGGCCTTGGCCCCCCGGAGCCGGCTGGATGCCTTCGATTATGACTGGTACAACGTCTCTGACCAG GCGGACCTGGTGAACGACCTGGGCAACAAAGGCTACCTGGTGTTTGGCCTCATCCTCTTTGTGTGGGAGTTGCTGCCCACCACCCTGCTGGTGGGCTTCTTTCGGGTGCACCGGCCCCCGCAGGACCTG AGCACCAGCCGCATCCTCAATGGGCAGGTCTTTGGCTCCCGTTCCTACTTCTTCGACCGGGCCGGGCACTGCGAGGATGAGGGCTGCTCCTGGGAGCGTGGCCGGAGCGAGAGCACCAG CATGTCAGGCAGCCTAGGCTCCGGCAGCTGGTATGGCGCCATCGGGCGGGAGCCAGCCTGGTGCGGGGGCAGCCAGACACGGACCactcctctgctcttctcccag GATGGGGGGCATGGCCCCGGCTGCCAGATGCCCTACAGCACCTTGGCATGA
- the GPR137 gene encoding integral membrane protein GPR137 isoform X3 has translation MESNLSGLVPAAGLVPALPPAVTLGLTAAYTTLYALLFFSVYAQLWLVLLYGHKRLSYQTVFLALCLLWAALRTTLFSFYFRDTPRANRLGPLPFWLLYCCPVCLQFFTLTLMNLYFAQVVFKAKAKRRPEMSRGLLAVRGAFVGASLLFLLVNVLCAVLSRRRRAQPWALLLVRVLVSDSLFVICALSLAACLCLVARRAPSTSIYLEAKGTSMCQAAAMGGAMVLLYASRACYNLAALALAPRSRLDAFDYDWYNVSDQADLVNDLGNKGYLVFGLILFVWELLPTTLLVGFFRVHRPPQDLVFGSRSYFFDRAGHCEDEGCSWERGRSESTSMSGSLGSGSWYGAIGREPAWCGGSQTRTTPLLFSQVLGPGGHHHSLYSTPQT, from the exons ATGGAAAGTAACCTGTCTGGCCTGGTGCCTGCCGCGGGGCTGGTGCCTGCGCTGCCTCCCGCCGTGACCCTGGGGCTGACTGCGGCCTACACCACCCTGTACGCCCTACTCTTTTTTTCCGTCTATGCCCAACTCTGGCTGGTGCTTCTATATGGGCACAAGCGTCTCAGCTATCAGACGGTGTTCCTGGCACTCTGTTTGCTCTGGGCTGCCTTGCGCACCACCCTCTTCTCCTTCTACTTCCGAGATACCCCCCGAGCCAACCGCCTGGGACCCCTGCCCTTTTGGCTTCTTTACTGCTGCCCTGTCTGCCTACAGTTCTTCACGCTGACGCTTATGAACCTCTACTTTGCCCAG GTTGTGTTCAAGGCCAAGGCCAAGCGCCGGCCGGAGATGAGCCGAGGCTT GCTGGCCGTCCGGGGGGCCTTCGTGGGGGCCTCGCTGCTCTTTCTGCTGGTGAATGTGCTGTGTGCTGTGCTGTCCCGCCGGCGCCGGGCACAGCCCTGGGCCCTCCTGCTGGTGCGAGTCCTGGTGAGCGACTCCCTCTTTGTCATCTGCGCGCTGTCTCTTGCCGCCTGCCTCTGCCTCGTCGCCCGGCGGGCGCCCTCCACCAGCATCTACCTGGAGGCCAAG GGGACCAGCATGTGCCAGGCGGCTGCGATGGGTGGCGCCATGGTCCTGCTCTACGCCAGCCGGGCCTGCTACAACCTGGCAGCCCTGGCCTTGGCCCCCCGGAGCCGGCTGGATGCCTTCGATTATGACTGGTACAACGTCTCTGACCAG GCGGACCTGGTGAACGACCTGGGCAACAAAGGCTACCTGGTGTTTGGCCTCATCCTCTTTGTGTGGGAGTTGCTGCCCACCACCCTGCTGGTGGGCTTCTTTCGGGTGCACCGGCCCCCGCAGGACCTG GTCTTTGGCTCCCGTTCCTACTTCTTCGACCGGGCCGGGCACTGCGAGGATGAGGGCTGCTCCTGGGAGCGTGGCCGGAGCGAGAGCACCAG CATGTCAGGCAGCCTAGGCTCCGGCAGCTGGTATGGCGCCATCGGGCGGGAGCCAGCCTGGTGCGGGGGCAGCCAGACACGGACCactcctctgctcttctcccaggtGCTGGGACCGGGTGGCCACCACCACAGTCTCTACTCCACCCCGCAGACGTGA